TAACGAGCATCAAAAAATAGAATTTGATGATAAATCGTTTTGTTGCAATGGATGTAAAACAGTATACGAGATTTTTTCGCTAAACGATTTAACATGCTATTACGATTTACAAGAAAGTCCGGGAGCAACACCATTAGATATTCAAGGTAAATACGATTATTTAGATGATGAAAGTATCATTCAAAAATTACTTTCGTTTAACGACGAAAATGTTCAGATTGTAGAGTTATACATTCCGCATATTCATTGTAGTTCATGTATTTGGGTGTTAGAAAATCTTCAGAAATTACAAAAAGGAATCGTAACTGCACAAGTTAACTTTCCTAAAAAGAGTGTACGTATTACATACAAAGTTGATCAAATTAGTTTAAAGGAAATAGTTGTCCTACTGAGTTCCATTGGTTATGAACCTTATATTTCTTTAGAAGATTATGAATCAGGAAGTAAAAATGTCGATCGTAGCTTAATTTATAAGTTAGGTTTAGCTGGTTTTGCTTTTGGAAATGTAATGTTGCTTTCTTTTCCAGAATACTTTGAAGTAAATGAATTTTGGTTAGAAAAGTACAAACACACATTTCGTTGGTTGATGTTTGCTTTTTCTATTCCTGTAGTTGTGTATGCAGCTCAAGATTATCTGATCTCTGCGTATAAAGGATTACGATCTAAATTATTGAATATCGATGTTCCTATCGCACTAGGAATTTTAGTACTTTTTACAAGAAGTGCTGTTGAGGTGTTGTTTGATTTAGGAAGTGGTTTTTTCGATAGCTTAACAGGTTTGGTTTTCTTTTTGTTATTAGGAAAGTTCTTTCAGCAAAAAACATACAATTACTTATCGTTTGAGCGTGATTATAAATCTTATTTTCCAATTGCTGTCACGAAAGTAAATAAAAACGGAAATGAAGAAACCATTCAGATTTACAAGATTGAAAAAGGAGATCGAATTTTAATTCGTAATCAAGAATTAATTCCTGTAGATGGAATTTTAATCAATGGAAATGCTCAAATCGATTACAGTTTTGTTACGGGTGAAGCAAATCCGGTTCAGAAAAAATCAGGAGATAAATTATTTGCAGGAGGAAAACAATTGTCAGGAGCTATAGAAATTGAGGCAATCAATTCTGTAGAACAAAGTTATTTAACGCAATTGTGGAGTAACGCTGTTTTCGAAAAAGATAAAACCAGCAAGTTTACAACCATCACTAATAAAATAAGTAAAAATTTTACCATTGCTATTCTTTCCATCGCTGCTCTAGCAAGTATGTTTTGGTTTTTTACAGATGCAACTAAAGTTTTAAATGTTTTTACAGCTGTGCTTATTATTGCTTGTCCATGTGCAATTGCGTTAGCAGCTCCATTTACTTTAGGTAATATGTTACGAATTTTTGGTAAGCAAAAATTTTATTTAAAAAACGCTACAGTTATAGAACAGTTAGCAAAAGTAGATACGATAGTTTTCGATAAAACAG
This genomic stretch from Tenacibaculum jejuense harbors:
- a CDS encoding heavy metal translocating P-type ATPase; the encoded protein is MKTTCYHCGDECNEHQKIEFDDKSFCCNGCKTVYEIFSLNDLTCYYDLQESPGATPLDIQGKYDYLDDESIIQKLLSFNDENVQIVELYIPHIHCSSCIWVLENLQKLQKGIVTAQVNFPKKSVRITYKVDQISLKEIVVLLSSIGYEPYISLEDYESGSKNVDRSLIYKLGLAGFAFGNVMLLSFPEYFEVNEFWLEKYKHTFRWLMFAFSIPVVVYAAQDYLISAYKGLRSKLLNIDVPIALGILVLFTRSAVEVLFDLGSGFFDSLTGLVFFLLLGKFFQQKTYNYLSFERDYKSYFPIAVTKVNKNGNEETIQIYKIEKGDRILIRNQELIPVDGILINGNAQIDYSFVTGEANPVQKKSGDKLFAGGKQLSGAIEIEAINSVEQSYLTQLWSNAVFEKDKTSKFTTITNKISKNFTIAILSIAALASMFWFFTDATKVLNVFTAVLIIACPCAIALAAPFTLGNMLRIFGKQKFYLKNATVIEQLAKVDTIVFDKTGTLTTRANSEVKYTGSVLSFNEEKALKATLRASNHPLSRTIYETMTKISLEKESQVFEHTGKGLQATVATVDVKVGSASFVKNEKEQFSSDTSVHVSIQNDYKGKFTLKNTYRKHVDEVFQTFSAYDLSVVSGDNEGEKVYLKKRLPENTTLLFNQKPEDKLAYVSQLQKKHKNVAMIGDGLNDAGALMQSEVGIAVSEDINVFSPACDAILDANQFEKLPKFIKATKQTMRVIQYCFIISLIYNSVGLYFAVTGQLYPVIAAILMPLSSISIVVFTTIATNILGKKL